The Brassica oleracea var. oleracea cultivar TO1000 chromosome C7, BOL, whole genome shotgun sequence sequence TAACAAGAAATCTAAAGACAATATTAATGGGTGTGTTTTCGCAGGTCCCTTTGAGTGTAATCGTTGCATGGACCATGGGAATCAAGATGGATCTCAACTTCAACATCCTTGAAACAAGCTGTCTAGCCCTAGGAATTATCATCACAGCCTTCACTTTACAGGTTAACATTTCTCCTTACACTTACAATCAAATATATATTATGATAACAATATGAATGAATACATCTAATTTTAATATATCTAGCTAAATATAATTTGCTTTGTATTTTACTTCATAATAATCGTTTGTATTTTTTTGGGATGGTTATTAGGATGGAACATCTCATTACATGAAGGGACTTGTTCTAATGTTGTGCTATGTCATCATCGCCGCATGTTTCTTCGTCGACCAAATTCCTCAACCAAAAGGTACCGGCCTGGGGATGCAACCCAAGAACAGTGTGGGGGGAGGATTCGTCTCTGCTTAGAATAGATAAGAGAAATCATCAAATGACTTGGGAAAAAAAATGATTTGATTGATTTGTCAGACAAAATGGAAGAGACTTGTTAGAGAGATTCCTCAGCATGAATGAGCTAGTGAGTGAGGTAGCTTGGTGAAAACAGGTTTCTTTGATGTTTTATAAGAGGGTTACATTTGTTTCTATTTGTTTGTTGGGATTTTATGTTTAATCTTGTATATTATAAAAACTATATATAAAAGAGCTTAGCTGGTTATCTCATAAACCCAACCAATCAGGCTACAAAAATTTATTTGGTTGGTTGATGAATTGTGGTTCTAATTTTACTATTGTTATCTAGCTTTTGACATGTTCAAAAAGACTAGTCTGCATTAAATTTGGTATTACATTCGACTTTAAAAAAAATATATCAAGAAACAAAAGATGCATTAGAAGGAGAGTTTAGTCACGTTACATAGTTTGGTACATTGTTGTTGTGGATAATAAGCTGAAACAAACCGCTAAGAACTGTTTCGCTTTCTTAGGAAAGTAAAAAAGAAAAGTACACACAATTTGGATCTATAGTTGTTAACACACATTTAGTCTTCTTCCTCGTCATCATCATCTTCCTCTTCATCTCCTGCCTTTCCCTTCTCAAGCTGCGCTTCCTGCAGAGAAACATTAAGGGAAATGTATTCTTCAGAAACCTATAACTCAACAGCAAAACACAATGGGTATCGTATAAAATCTGCATTGTTTATAGGAATTGTTACCTCCTCACTAGCTTCATCTTCATCATTCACCTCAGACCTAGACTTCTCGGATTCATCACTCCCTTCCTCCTGCACCCATTACAAGAAGATCAGAGTTGAGACACAATAAATGTGTTGTATGCGAGATATGGCTTTAATGCTTACCAAGTTTTTGTTGTATGCATCCATAAGCTTTTCATATTCAGCTTTCCTCTTCGCAGCTTTCTCTTCATATGGAGCTTTTTCCTTCAAAAGGGAAGAGGGTGAAAACTAATGATCAAAAAGATCACAAGTGATGTGTTTGTACGGTTAGCAGATATATCTATCAAAGTATAAGACTTACATCTTGAGACATTGACTTCCATTTCTGACCTGCAGCTTTCCCAACCTTCACAAGGAAAAGCAAAGGTAAAGAAAGACTATGAGGACTTGATCCAAACAAAGGATTTAAAGTACGTGTAACACTTTTCAAGGAATCTTCCAAATGCTTACAGCAGATACAGCCTTCACATTTGGATTATCTTTCTTGAAAGTTGTCCTAAAATCTTCTCTGAAACAAAAAAGAAACCCAAGCAGTAACTTTAGAACATATTACAGAAACAACAAAGCAAGGATCCAAGAATACAACTAACAGGAAGACAAAGAAGGCACTAGGAGCTCTTTTGGGTTTGTTAGGATCCTTTTTGGCCTTCTTCTCTTTACGAGTCTCCCCCTTCTCAGCTGGTGCCTTCCTCTTTCCCACCTTTCTGAAAATAAAATAAAAAAGCTTAAGAACCCAGTCTCTGCACTCCAACCTAAGCTACAAGATGCTTTAAAAGATGACGATTCAGCAAGAAAGTAACCTGTCATCAACAGGCTTCAAGGCTTCCTTGGTGGTCTTAGCTTTATCTTTCCCCTTTGCTGTCTTCATCTTGGAAACTGTATAGAACAAAGCAAATTGAAACATAGCAAACTCAACATAGAACATAATATCAGAAGAATCAATCTAACAACGAAACGAATGAATAAGTCAAATTGCAATCAAGCTAAGCTCCAGATTCTCCCAAACCAAACAAAAAAAAAAAACAGAGAGAATCAATTACCCTAGAAGAGTACTCAAGACGGATGTCAGATATGTTCGTTTCAGACAAACCTACTCGAGCATAATCAAAAGAGAGAGACGGTCGGAGAGAAAGAGATGCTTATTACCGGTTACCTGTTTAACCTAGGAAGAGTGCACAAGATCCCATGTGATTTGACCTGCTATAGGCGGTGAGATGATAATAGTAAAGGAAGGTCGTTGATTTGAACGGTTGCGATCAAACGGTTACCCGCCAAATAGATGATACGATAAGGATGCGACGGAAGTCACGTGCGGGTCTAAGATGGGCCGGTCTTTTATCCAAGGTATGGTTTGTGTTGGGTATATTATGGCCCAGATTGATTCAATACCTAATATGAATTTAAGTGGTAACAACACAAAATTTCACATTTACAAACCGTATTGACTTTCAATCACTTTCGAGAAAATCAAACCAGACCAAACCAAACCGACCATTCCAAAAATCTCAATATTATGTACACACATTTTTTAATGACTAGAAAGTTCTAAGTTCATAAATCTGTATACCTGAGTTTCGTTTTTTTACTCTACGTTTTCCTTTATTGTAACGTCGAGAGAAAACTAACTCCAGACTGAATGTGACTCATCATCAATAATCAATATTATATTCTGAAAAAGCCCTTTTTCAAAAAACAATAATCAATAT is a genomic window containing:
- the LOC106306492 gene encoding high mobility group B protein 1, which gives rise to MKTAKGKDKAKTTKEALKPVDDRKVGKRKAPAEKGETRKEKKAKKDPNKPKRAPSAFFVFLEDFRTTFKKDNPNVKAVSAVGKAAGQKWKSMSQDEKAPYEEKAAKRKAEYEKLMDAYNKNLEEGSDESEKSRSEVNDEDEASEEEAQLEKGKAGDEEEDDDDEEED